A DNA window from Verrucomicrobiia bacterium contains the following coding sequences:
- the rnhC gene encoding ribonuclease HIII, which yields MKPLTSYTCKLTDDQAEALRGYLREHGFKFREVPYARYAGANDTVQVVFYESGKLVLQGKGTQEFIEFVLEPEILREARMGYEAVLNPELLMARLGVDESGKGDFFGPLCIAGVYVNEAVIKSWEDAGIRDSKNISSDKKIKELAELIVDTPGCVTSVVPIGNEAYNRLYLKMRSVNTVLAWGHARVIENLMGQKHRMVPPPVRAISDQFASSKDVVGKALMTLGREIELVQRHKAESDIAVAAASILARNEFVKRLGDLEKQFEMPLPKGASAAVDKAAKDFIARHGVENLSKVAKMHFRTALRAQGLPEPPKTEWRKR from the coding sequence GTGAAACCGTTGACGAGTTATACTTGCAAGCTGACTGATGACCAGGCGGAGGCGTTGCGTGGTTATTTGCGGGAGCATGGCTTCAAGTTTCGCGAGGTTCCGTACGCGCGTTACGCGGGTGCGAATGACACGGTGCAGGTGGTTTTTTACGAGAGCGGCAAGCTGGTGTTGCAAGGGAAGGGGACGCAGGAGTTCATCGAGTTTGTCCTGGAGCCGGAGATTTTGCGGGAGGCGCGGATGGGTTACGAGGCGGTGTTGAACCCGGAATTGCTCATGGCGCGGCTCGGCGTGGACGAAAGCGGCAAGGGCGATTTCTTTGGGCCGTTGTGCATCGCGGGTGTGTATGTGAACGAGGCGGTGATCAAATCGTGGGAGGACGCGGGCATCCGCGATTCCAAAAATATTTCGAGCGATAAAAAAATCAAAGAGCTGGCGGAGTTGATTGTGGATACGCCGGGGTGCGTGACTTCGGTGGTTCCGATTGGCAACGAGGCTTACAATCGTCTTTACTTGAAAATGCGGAGCGTCAATACGGTGCTGGCATGGGGTCATGCGCGGGTGATTGAGAATCTCATGGGGCAGAAGCATCGTATGGTTCCACCACCGGTTCGGGCCATCAGCGATCAATTTGCGTCGAGCAAAGATGTGGTTGGCAAGGCTTTGATGACCCTTGGCCGTGAGATTGAATTAGTGCAAAGGCATAAGGCTGAATCAGATATAGCGGTTGCGGCGGCTTCGATTTTGGCACGGAATGAATTTGTGAAGCGGTTGGGCGATTTGGAGAAGCAATTTGAGATGCCCTTGCCCAAAGGCGCATCGGCGGCGGTGGATAAGGCGGCGAAGGACTTCATCGCCCGTCACGGTGTCGAAAACCTGTCAAAAGTGGCTAAAATGCATTTTCGGACGGCATTGCGCGCCCAGGGATTGCCGGAACCACCGAAAACGGAGTGGCGCAAACGATGA
- the nusG gene encoding transcription termination/antitermination protein NusG, whose product MPSQWFVIHTLSGQEQKVKESIEKRIKAEEMEEYIHEVLVPMEKVVEVRNQKKTVSTRKLWPGYVFVDMALLDDNKRIIEKPWYFIKDTQGVIGFVGDPPMPTPADEVESIKAQISDSEEREKPKVNFEVGETIKINNGPFLNFSGVIEEIEPDRGKLKVTVNIFGRNTPVELEYWQVEKS is encoded by the coding sequence ATGCCTAGCCAGTGGTTTGTCATTCATACTCTGTCCGGACAGGAACAGAAGGTTAAAGAAAGCATCGAAAAACGGATCAAGGCCGAAGAGATGGAAGAGTATATCCATGAGGTCCTGGTACCGATGGAAAAGGTTGTCGAAGTGCGCAACCAGAAGAAGACGGTTTCGACGCGCAAACTTTGGCCCGGTTATGTGTTTGTGGACATGGCGCTGTTGGATGATAACAAGCGCATCATCGAGAAGCCCTGGTATTTCATCAAAGACACGCAAGGCGTGATCGGTTTTGTGGGTGATCCGCCAATGCCGACTCCGGCTGACGAAGTGGAGTCCATCAAGGCGCAGATTTCGGACTCGGAAGAGCGCGAGAAGCCGAAGGTTAATTTTGAAGTGGGCGAAACGATCAAGATCAACAATGGTCCGTTCCTCAACTTCAGCGGTGTGATTGAAGAAATCGAACCGGATCGTGGCAAGTTGAAAGTGACCGTGAACATTTTCGGACGCAATACGCCGGTGGAACTGGAATATTGGCAGGTCGAAAAATCCTAA
- the rplK gene encoding 50S ribosomal protein L11: MAKKVTGQIKLQIPAGQANPAPPVGPALGQHGVNIMAFCKEFNAATKADAGLVIPVVITVFQDKSFTFITKSPPASILLKKAAGITSGSKTPNKEKVGKVTRKQVMDIVKLKSKDLNSISDEASFRVVAGTARSMGIDVVG; the protein is encoded by the coding sequence ATGGCAAAAAAAGTTACAGGACAGATTAAGTTGCAAATCCCGGCCGGGCAGGCCAATCCCGCCCCGCCCGTCGGCCCGGCGCTCGGTCAGCACGGCGTCAACATCATGGCGTTTTGCAAAGAGTTCAACGCCGCGACCAAGGCGGATGCCGGTCTGGTGATTCCCGTGGTCATCACGGTATTCCAGGACAAATCGTTTACTTTCATCACCAAGTCGCCACCCGCGTCCATCCTGCTCAAGAAAGCCGCCGGCATTACCTCCGGCTCCAAGACGCCGAATAAGGAAAAGGTCGGCAAAGTCACGCGCAAACAGGTCATGGACATTGTCAAGCTCAAGAGCAAAGACCTGAATTCCATTTCTGACGAAGCCAGCTTCCGCGTTGTCGCGGGCACGGCGCGCAGCATGGGCATTGACGTCGTGGGCTGA
- a CDS encoding ankyrin repeat domain-containing protein: MSKLSTELHEAAVKRNIEGVRTLLKATPAMVHIRDEKQRTALQLAARGGCLEVVELLVASGADVNTTDEKFQTPLQMASYYGFKEVVALLLSKGALVNAANRWQITPLHLAANFGHKDVVELLLDNKADVNAQESKGQTPIYQAANYGHSRAVKVLIARGAEVNARDKIGATPLFAAAAYGQRAVAEILIANQADANAADKGGWTALHHAASSGHLSVTELLLENRARVDAFDKHGVTPLHIACRVGHAHIVKALLDKRADINRKNYPGRSPLHMAATCGQPEVVELLLSRRADVNAPDYSNKTSLYYARNNEHETIVELLKKYGARE, encoded by the coding sequence TTGAGCAAGCTATCAACAGAGCTGCATGAAGCAGCGGTAAAGCGGAACATCGAAGGCGTGCGGACGTTGCTCAAAGCCACGCCGGCCATGGTGCATATCCGCGATGAAAAGCAGCGCACCGCCTTGCAACTCGCCGCGCGCGGCGGCTGCCTCGAGGTCGTGGAATTGCTGGTGGCCAGCGGCGCAGACGTCAACACGACCGACGAAAAATTTCAAACACCGCTCCAGATGGCGTCGTATTACGGCTTCAAGGAAGTAGTGGCGCTGCTTCTGTCGAAAGGCGCGCTCGTCAATGCCGCGAACCGCTGGCAAATTACTCCCCTTCACCTGGCCGCCAACTTTGGCCACAAGGACGTCGTGGAATTGCTGCTCGATAATAAAGCCGACGTCAACGCGCAGGAGAGCAAAGGCCAGACGCCCATTTATCAGGCTGCGAATTACGGCCACAGCCGCGCGGTAAAAGTTTTGATCGCCCGCGGCGCAGAGGTAAATGCTCGCGATAAGATTGGCGCGACTCCCCTGTTCGCCGCGGCGGCTTACGGTCAGCGCGCGGTGGCGGAAATTTTGATCGCCAACCAGGCGGACGCGAATGCCGCTGACAAGGGTGGCTGGACCGCGTTGCATCACGCCGCGAGTTCCGGGCATTTGTCAGTCACGGAATTGTTGCTCGAAAATCGCGCGCGCGTGGATGCCTTCGACAAGCACGGCGTCACGCCCCTGCACATCGCTTGCCGCGTCGGCCATGCGCACATCGTCAAGGCGCTGCTCGACAAACGCGCCGACATCAACCGCAAGAATTATCCCGGCCGTTCGCCGTTGCACATGGCCGCCACCTGCGGACAGCCGGAGGTAGTGGAGTTGCTGCTCTCGCGCCGCGCGGATGTGAACGCGCCGGATTACAGCAACAAGACTTCGCTTTACTACGCACGCAACAATGAGCACGAAACGATTGTTGAGTTGTTGAAAAAATACGGCGCTCGCGAATAA
- a CDS encoding phosphopantothenoylcysteine decarboxylase: MNCVITAGPTYEPLDNVRRLTNFSTGRLGTELAGYLASRGHSVTLLLGEQATYRVTSNSYKTEAFTTTANLMSQLQSLSRGKVDAVFHAAAVSDYSFGKIWLRSQNGEMAEIKSGKIATRDGALLAELVPTPKIIASLREWYPLARLVGWKFEVEGNRASVIGLAERQMAECRTNASVANGRAYGEGFGLVTGAEKCEHLADKSALFMALEKFASR, translated from the coding sequence ATGAATTGCGTCATCACTGCCGGGCCCACTTATGAACCGCTGGACAATGTCCGCCGGCTGACGAATTTTTCCACGGGCCGTCTGGGCACCGAACTCGCCGGTTACCTTGCGAGCCGTGGCCATTCAGTGACGCTTCTGCTCGGTGAACAAGCTACCTATCGGGTGACGAGTAATTCGTATAAAACTGAAGCTTTCACGACCACGGCTAATTTGATGTCGCAATTACAATCGCTTTCACGCGGCAAGGTGGATGCGGTTTTTCACGCGGCGGCGGTCAGCGATTATTCTTTCGGAAAAATCTGGTTGCGCAGCCAAAACGGGGAGATGGCCGAAATCAAGTCGGGCAAGATCGCGACGCGTGACGGCGCGCTGCTCGCGGAATTGGTGCCGACGCCGAAGATCATCGCGAGCTTGCGCGAATGGTATCCCTTAGCGCGATTGGTCGGTTGGAAATTTGAAGTGGAAGGAAATCGCGCGAGCGTCATCGGTCTGGCTGAGCGGCAAATGGCGGAATGCCGGACGAATGCCAGCGTGGCGAATGGCCGGGCTTATGGGGAAGGTTTTGGCTTGGTAACTGGCGCGGAGAAGTGCGAGCACCTTGCGGACAAAAGTGCGTTGTTTATGGCGCTGGAGAAATTCGCCAGCCGCTGA
- the rplJ gene encoding 50S ribosomal protein L10 yields MRAEKQNLTKEYLARLNASPFFIVVNYQGLKVGPITELRKRLHKAGAEIHVVKNSIFRLAAKEAGVAELNGSLDGQVAVVTGQRDVSSAAKVVKTFNSEFEKLKVRFGYLNNNRLESTDLMALADLPSIEVLRGKFLGVLQAPATKLVALLNTPGSQLARVLQARVDKGA; encoded by the coding sequence ATGCGTGCCGAAAAACAAAATCTTACTAAAGAATATCTGGCCCGGCTTAATGCCTCGCCCTTCTTCATCGTGGTGAATTATCAGGGCCTCAAAGTGGGTCCGATCACCGAACTGCGCAAACGCCTGCACAAGGCCGGCGCGGAGATTCACGTCGTCAAGAATTCGATTTTCCGCCTCGCGGCCAAAGAAGCCGGCGTTGCGGAATTGAATGGCTCGCTCGATGGCCAGGTTGCCGTGGTGACCGGCCAGCGCGACGTTTCTTCCGCCGCGAAAGTCGTGAAGACTTTCAACTCGGAATTTGAGAAACTCAAAGTCCGTTTCGGTTATTTGAACAATAACCGTTTAGAATCCACCGACCTCATGGCGCTGGCAGACTTGCCATCCATCGAAGTGTTGCGCGGCAAGTTCCTCGGCGTGTTGCAAGCCCCGGCGACCAAGCTCGTGGCCTTGTTGAACACTCCCGGAAGCCAGCTTGCGCGCGTGTTGCAGGCCCGGGTGGACAAAGGCGCATAA
- the rplL gene encoding 50S ribosomal protein L7/L12, translating to MAELASLVEQLGKLTVIETAELVKQLEAAWGVTAAAPVAVAAAGGAAGGAAAPAAEAKTAFDVILVSAPADKKIAVIKVVREVKAGLGLAEAKTLVEGAPKPVLEGANKADADAAKKKLEEAGAKVEVK from the coding sequence ATGGCTGAATTAGCATCACTCGTAGAACAACTCGGAAAATTGACTGTAATCGAAACCGCTGAATTGGTGAAACAATTGGAAGCTGCCTGGGGCGTTACTGCCGCAGCTCCCGTTGCTGTCGCCGCTGCCGGTGGAGCCGCTGGTGGCGCTGCCGCCCCGGCCGCTGAAGCGAAGACCGCGTTCGACGTCATCCTCGTGTCCGCTCCGGCTGACAAGAAGATCGCCGTCATCAAGGTCGTCCGCGAAGTCAAGGCCGGCCTCGGTTTGGCCGAAGCCAAGACGCTCGTGGAAGGCGCTCCGAAGCCCGTGCTGGAAGGCGCGAACAAGGCCGACGCCGATGCCGCCAAGAAGAAGCTCGAAGAAGCTGGCGCCAAAGTCGAAGTCAAGTAA
- the secE gene encoding preprotein translocase subunit SecE: MNYSLIAFIVVVAVTFGLLWWSGQLLRLSAYVESTREELKKCTWPTWDELKGSTVVVMISIAIIGGFTMAVDFVFAMLVRWIT, translated from the coding sequence GTGAATTATAGTTTAATAGCATTTATCGTCGTCGTCGCGGTAACATTCGGCCTCCTCTGGTGGTCGGGACAGTTGCTGCGTCTATCCGCGTACGTCGAATCCACCCGCGAAGAGTTAAAAAAATGCACGTGGCCGACGTGGGACGAACTGAAAGGTTCGACCGTCGTGGTAATGATTTCAATCGCCATCATTGGCGGTTTCACCATGGCGGTGGATTTTGTGTTCGCCATGCTCGTCCGCTGGATCACTTAA
- a CDS encoding Hsp70 family protein, producing the protein MSKIVGIDLGTTNSLVATVDSGIPIVIADSDGQRLTPSVVYFAAEAGPIVGHKANRVRVLKPSETVYSIKRFMGRRGNEIAREEMLVTYPVHGAGAGPVTVTMHGQSRTPEEISAEVLKKLRRDAETFFGEPVTRAVITVPAYFNDAQRNATKHAGELAGLTVERILNEPTAAALAYGLDKLKEHARIAVYDLGGGTFDLSILELKDGVFQVLSTNGNTRLGGDDLDKRIIEFLVAQIKNAGGPDAAENLPLLSRIREAAEQAKIRLSSELETEIALPFITPDFSFHYKLTRAELENLTREIIARTRPHCLRALADAKLEAKDLDQVILVGGQTRMPLVRVMVTEIFVCVEFEETRGSIRLGTEYHRPVGPLLNTSQNPDEAVALGAAIQAEILSGGFKNLLLLDVTPLSLGIETFGGLMNVIIHRNSTIPVKAGEMFTTAVDNQKNMLIHVLQGERERAKDNWSLGRFTIDFESAPKGVPRIGVQFEIDANGILHVLARDTKTGRQTVVEMKSAVDVDDAEVQRMVEESVEHAFEDLAARRWIEAALRARETLTATRKGLVDCATELDENYRTQVEAASKNVDDALATENPSTKIGDTAKLQAANAALDEATKPLAELLMDRAMESMLRQRGLIQ; encoded by the coding sequence ATGAGCAAAATTGTCGGCATTGATCTCGGCACCACCAATTCGTTGGTGGCCACGGTGGATTCAGGAATCCCCATCGTCATCGCGGATTCTGATGGCCAGCGGCTGACGCCTTCTGTGGTGTATTTCGCCGCCGAGGCCGGGCCGATTGTCGGTCACAAGGCGAATCGCGTGCGCGTGCTCAAACCGTCGGAAACGGTTTACTCCATCAAGCGTTTTATGGGGCGGCGCGGCAATGAAATTGCGCGCGAAGAAATGCTGGTCACCTATCCCGTGCACGGCGCGGGTGCGGGGCCGGTCACCGTGACCATGCACGGGCAATCGCGCACACCCGAGGAAATCTCCGCCGAGGTCTTGAAAAAATTACGGCGCGATGCCGAAACTTTTTTTGGCGAACCGGTGACGCGCGCGGTCATCACCGTGCCCGCCTACTTCAACGACGCCCAGCGCAACGCCACCAAGCACGCGGGCGAATTGGCCGGGCTCACCGTCGAGCGTATCCTCAACGAACCCACCGCCGCCGCACTGGCATACGGTTTGGATAAATTGAAGGAGCACGCGCGCATCGCAGTTTATGACCTCGGCGGCGGGACGTTCGACCTTTCGATTCTCGAATTGAAAGATGGCGTGTTTCAAGTGTTGTCCACCAATGGCAACACGCGTCTCGGCGGCGATGACCTCGACAAACGCATCATTGAATTTTTAGTCGCGCAAATAAAAAACGCGGGCGGCCCGGACGCCGCAGAAAATCTCCCGCTGCTTTCGCGCATTCGCGAAGCGGCGGAACAGGCAAAGATTCGGTTGTCCAGCGAATTGGAAACTGAGATCGCGTTGCCATTTATTACTCCCGATTTCAGTTTTCATTATAAACTCACCCGCGCCGAACTAGAAAATTTGACGCGCGAAATCATCGCGCGAACCCGGCCCCATTGCTTGCGCGCGCTGGCGGATGCGAAGCTTGAAGCCAAGGATTTGGATCAGGTGATTCTCGTCGGCGGACAAACGCGCATGCCGCTGGTCCGCGTGATGGTCACTGAAATTTTTGTCTGCGTGGAATTCGAAGAGACGCGCGGCAGCATCCGCCTCGGCACCGAATATCATCGCCCGGTGGGCCCGCTGCTAAACACCTCGCAAAATCCCGACGAAGCGGTCGCGCTCGGCGCGGCGATTCAGGCGGAGATTTTGTCCGGCGGATTTAAGAATTTATTATTGCTGGACGTGACACCGCTTTCACTGGGCATTGAAACCTTTGGCGGGCTGATGAACGTCATTATCCATCGCAATTCCACGATTCCTGTGAAGGCGGGCGAGATGTTCACCACCGCCGTGGACAATCAAAAAAACATGCTCATCCATGTGCTGCAAGGCGAACGCGAACGCGCAAAGGACAACTGGAGCCTGGGCCGTTTCACGATTGATTTTGAATCCGCGCCCAAAGGCGTGCCGCGCATCGGCGTGCAATTCGAGATTGATGCCAACGGGATTTTGCACGTGCTCGCGCGCGATACCAAAACCGGCCGCCAAACGGTGGTGGAGATGAAATCCGCCGTGGATGTGGACGATGCGGAAGTGCAACGCATGGTGGAGGAATCCGTCGAACACGCATTTGAAGATCTGGCGGCGCGCCGCTGGATCGAGGCCGCATTGCGCGCGCGAGAAACTTTGACGGCAACGCGCAAAGGCTTGGTGGATTGTGCCACAGAACTCGACGAAAATTACCGAACACAAGTCGAAGCAGCTTCAAAGAACGTGGATGATGCCCTCGCCACCGAAAATCCCAGCACAAAAATCGGCGATACCGCAAAACTCCAGGCTGCCAACGCCGCATTGGACGAAGCGACCAAGCCACTGGCCGAATTGCTGATGGATCGCGCGATGGAAAGCATGTTGCGCCAGCGCGGCCTGATTCAATAA
- the tuf gene encoding elongation factor Tu: MAKENFQRTKPHVNIGTIGHVDHGKSTLTAAIVEVQHRKGLAPAISYADITKGGTVRDDTKTVTIAVSHVEYESPLRHYAHVDCPGHADYVKNMITGAAQMDGAILVVSAADGPMPQTREHILLARQVGVPSIVVFLNKVDLVDDPELLDLVEMEIRDLLSKYQFPGDTTPIIRGSATAALAAKPEGEKAIADLLNAVDSFIPLPTREIDKPFLMCIEDVFNIEGRGTVVTGRVERGELNRMSEVEIVGLGETRKTTATDIEAFRKLLDKASAGDNVGVLLRGTKKEEVERGMVLAKPGSITPHTKFKAEVYVLSKEEGGRHTPFFNKYRPQFYFRTSDVTGNVTLPTGVEMVMPGDNVSVDVELISPVAMEKGQRFAIREGGRTIGAGRVSEVLA, encoded by the coding sequence ATGGCAAAAGAAAATTTTCAAAGAACGAAACCGCACGTCAACATCGGCACCATCGGCCACGTTGACCACGGCAAATCCACTCTCACTGCGGCCATCGTTGAGGTTCAGCACCGCAAAGGTCTGGCTCCGGCGATTTCCTATGCCGATATCACCAAGGGCGGCACCGTCCGTGATGATACCAAGACGGTGACCATCGCGGTGTCGCACGTGGAATACGAAAGCCCGCTGCGCCATTACGCTCACGTTGACTGCCCCGGCCATGCTGATTATGTGAAAAACATGATCACCGGCGCCGCGCAGATGGACGGGGCGATTCTCGTCGTCAGCGCCGCTGACGGCCCGATGCCTCAGACCCGCGAGCACATTCTCCTCGCCCGCCAGGTCGGCGTGCCTTCGATCGTGGTTTTCCTGAACAAGGTTGACCTCGTTGATGATCCGGAATTGCTCGACCTCGTCGAGATGGAAATCCGTGATTTGCTGAGCAAATACCAATTCCCTGGCGACACCACGCCGATCATCCGCGGCAGCGCGACGGCTGCGCTCGCAGCGAAGCCCGAAGGCGAAAAAGCCATCGCGGATTTGCTGAATGCCGTGGACTCGTTCATTCCGCTGCCCACGCGCGAAATTGATAAGCCCTTCCTGATGTGCATCGAAGACGTGTTCAACATTGAAGGTCGTGGAACGGTCGTGACCGGTCGTGTCGAACGCGGTGAGTTGAATCGCATGAGCGAAGTTGAAATCGTCGGCCTTGGCGAAACCCGCAAGACGACCGCGACGGACATCGAAGCGTTCCGCAAGCTGCTGGACAAAGCCAGCGCTGGTGACAACGTCGGCGTCCTGCTCCGCGGCACCAAAAAGGAAGAAGTCGAGCGCGGCATGGTTTTGGCGAAGCCCGGTTCCATCACTCCGCACACGAAGTTCAAGGCGGAAGTTTATGTGCTGTCCAAAGAAGAAGGCGGCCGTCATACCCCGTTCTTCAACAAGTATCGTCCGCAGTTCTATTTCCGCACGAGCGATGTCACGGGCAATGTGACCTTGCCGACGGGCGTTGAAATGGTTATGCCGGGCGACAATGTCTCGGTGGATGTCGAATTGATCTCCCCGGTGGCCATGGAAAAAGGCCAACGCTTCGCGATTCGCGAAGGTGGGCGCACCATTGGCGCCGGCCGCGTGAGTGAAGTTTTGGCTTAA
- the rplA gene encoding 50S ribosomal protein L1 — protein sequence MPKNPSKRYKKALEAVDAKVSYALKNAVEVLAKFPKAKFNETVEVAFKLGVDPKQSDQMVRGTVPLPHGSGKTVKVLVFAKNGAAADAAKAAGAEFVGYEELIKKCVEGWNDFDVAIATPDAMVEVRKLGKVLGPRGLMPNPKTGTVTEDTAKAVKEVKAGRVEFKLDKAGNVHVPIGKASFTPVQLAENARVVIEAVAKARPASVKGSYLQSCTLSATMSPPVRIDVREFLATA from the coding sequence ATGCCAAAAAATCCAAGTAAAAGATATAAAAAGGCACTCGAGGCCGTGGATGCGAAAGTTTCCTACGCCCTTAAGAATGCCGTCGAAGTGCTGGCCAAATTTCCCAAGGCCAAGTTTAACGAAACCGTCGAAGTCGCGTTCAAGCTCGGCGTTGACCCCAAGCAATCCGACCAGATGGTTCGTGGCACGGTTCCGCTTCCTCACGGCAGCGGCAAGACCGTCAAAGTTTTGGTGTTCGCCAAGAACGGTGCAGCGGCGGATGCCGCCAAAGCCGCTGGCGCTGAATTTGTCGGTTACGAAGAATTGATCAAGAAGTGCGTGGAAGGCTGGAACGACTTTGATGTCGCGATTGCCACGCCGGACGCGATGGTTGAAGTCCGCAAGCTCGGCAAAGTCCTCGGACCGCGCGGTTTGATGCCCAATCCGAAAACCGGCACTGTGACCGAAGACACCGCGAAAGCTGTGAAAGAAGTCAAAGCAGGCCGCGTGGAATTCAAGCTCGACAAAGCCGGCAATGTGCATGTGCCCATCGGCAAGGCGTCCTTCACTCCCGTTCAACTCGCGGAAAATGCCCGCGTGGTCATCGAAGCTGTTGCCAAGGCGCGTCCTGCGAGCGTCAAGGGCTCTTACTTGCAAAGTTGCACACTTTCCGCTACCATGAGTCCTCCGGTGCGCATTGATGTGCGTGAGTTCCTGGCCACCGCTTAA